From one Lotus japonicus ecotype B-129 chromosome 3, LjGifu_v1.2 genomic stretch:
- the LOC130744039 gene encoding uncharacterized protein LOC130744039: MGSGMADETQVDGSRGAKLTAHPASGKTGVVNETTETPSISQLAEESNQNLLPDLVQPVRLVNQPDPVILPRLRPIPRNHVKSKKGDKGSISFEETHSDDPNQVPVQNISDGDDSDDDEVPLSETLPESVAARLKRKIRTAASEAPSVPQKKTKSFPATPKSKKKDVKGKGKAKAEKSKSEKKKKAHVIVSECESDVEADDPDIVPAEKKKFAGRRIPKNVPAAPLDNVSFHSEENVLKWKYVYQRRLAIEKEVGTDVLECKEVMRLMKEFVVNLSVEVRLPESDEYRKVYVRAKRVKFSFDVINKALGRSVAAVADEEQPLDVVTKELTAGKVQKWPKNKLLSTGNLSVKYAILNRIGAVNWVPTQHTSAISTTLARLIYKIGTMVPVDFGTFVFEQTLKPAETCAVKLPISFPSLITEIILQQHPKIARDDEESMPKGAPITLDHRLFSGPHVPNIAVPSSRTYASAPVSKSGARVIIDELRAVSKALQVTITARKLKVDELLAKLQEEEDQEGELSAVNTAAADASTDEEGGSDENGDETGEESSSDD, translated from the exons ATGGGATCTGGGATGGCGGACGAGACTCAAGTTGATGGGTCTCGAGGAGCTAAGTTAACGGCTCATCCCGCTTCAGGGAAAACTGGTGTTGTCAACGAGACAACTGAAACACCCTCAATCTCACAGCTAGCTGAGGAAAGTAATCAAAACCTTCTCCCTGATTTGGTGCAACCTGTCCGTTTGGTCAACCAACCAGATCCTGTGATTCTTCCTCGACTACGCCCAATCCC GCGAAATCATGTAAAATCAAAGAAAGGTGATAAAGGGTCTATATCCTTTGAAGAAACCCACTCTGATGATCCAAATCAGGTTCCTGTTCAAAACatctctgatggtgatgattctgatgatgatgaagttcCTCTGTCTGAAACTCTTCCAGAAAGTGTTGCTGCGCGgttgaaaaggaaaataagaACCGCTGCTAGTGAAGCCCCTTCTGTTCCTCAGAAGAAGACCAAGTCGTTTCCTGCTACTCCTAAGTCCAAGAAAAAGGATGTGAAAGGGAAAGGCAAAGCAAAGGCTGAGAAaagcaagagtgagaagaagaagaaggctcaTGTTATTGTTTCTGAGtgtgagtcagatgttgaagcaGATGACCCAGATATCGTGCCTGCTGAAAAGAAGAAGTTTGCAGGAAGGCGTATTCCAAAGAATGTTCCTGCTGCCCCTCTTGACAATGTCTCCTTCCATTCTGAAGAAAATGTTCTAAAATGGAAGTATGTCTATCAAAGAAGACTTGCTATTGAAAAGGAGGTTGGTACTGATGTGCTTGAGTGCAAGGAAGTTATG AGGCTTATGAAGGAATTTGTGGTGAATTTGTCTGTGGAAGTGAGACTTCCTGAGAGTGATGAATACAGAAAGGTGTATGTTAGGGCAAAACGTGTGAAGTTTTCTTTTGATGTGATCAAcaaagcacttggaagaagtgttGCTGCAGTTGCTGATGAAGAGCAACCCTTGGATGTTGTTACCAAGGAACTCACTGCTGGAAAGGTTCAGAAATGGCCAAAGAATAAGCTGTTGTCCACTGGGAATCTCAGTGTGAAATATgcaatccttaacaggattggtgctgtaaATTGGGTCCCTACCCAACATACCTCTGCTATCTCTACCACTCTTGCCAGGTTAATTTACAAGATTGGTACTATGGTTCCTGTTGATTTTGGTACTTTTGTTTTTGAACAGACATTGAAGCCTGCAGAAACTTGTGCTGTGAAACTGCCCATCTCTTTTCCATCTCTGATCACAGAGATCATTCTGCAACAACATCCCAAGATCGCCAGGGATGATGAGGAGTCTATGCCCAAAGGTGCTCCTATCACCTTGGACCATCGTTTGTTTTCTGGGCCTCATGTCCCAAACATTGCTGTGCCATCCAGCAGGACATATGCTTCTGCTCCAGTGAGTAAGTCTGGAGCGAGGGTTATTATTGATGAATTGCGGGCTGTTTCCAAGGCTCTTCAGGTGACTATCACTGCAAGGAAACTCAAGGTGGATGAGTTGTTGGCTAAGCTTCAAGaggaagaagaccaagaggGTGAGCTAAGTGCTGTCAATACTGCTGCTGCAGATGCAAGCACTGATGAAGAGGGAGGATCTGATGAGAATGGAGATGAAACTGGGGAAGAATCCAGTTCTGATGATTAG